The Sulfurimonas lithotrophica genome includes a region encoding these proteins:
- the tssK gene encoding type VI secretion system baseplate subunit TssK: MERRVVWKEGLFIRPQHFQQNDRYYAYELMSRTINVGSNQWGFFELDIDKRLLGIGKIVLNYASGILPDGTLFNISDKEESLALDIGEDDFGKGIYLAIPIVVHNSDEVHFEDQDNILTRYSADTVLNISNTNAGENSNADLVLAKHDFKLLLEDDVNDGYIAIKLTNIISVSTGGNVAIDDNYIPTFLHLNKSKDLLSIINELVRMLTYRVERLSNKISHSVLQASELGNYLMLKLLNRTLSRFHFFLTQDNIHPQDIFLELTSLAGELAVFMKKDKRLTENFTYKHEDMGTSFNNIIDELKDMLSMVLEQNSVSLSIEERKYGIHVAQLKDKKMLKNSEFIFAVSADTSTEKIKDTLIANLKMGTIETIRELVNYHLEGFKLKLLSSPPREIPYRVNNLYFQIELTSENRIELEKSGGFAFHLSAELPNIVYALWSIRSSS; the protein is encoded by the coding sequence ATGGAAAGAAGAGTTGTATGGAAAGAGGGGTTGTTTATTCGCCCTCAACACTTTCAACAAAATGATAGATATTATGCTTATGAGTTAATGAGCAGAACAATTAATGTTGGAAGTAATCAATGGGGTTTTTTTGAACTGGATATTGATAAGCGTTTATTAGGAATAGGAAAAATTGTATTGAATTATGCCAGTGGTATTTTGCCTGATGGAACATTATTTAATATCTCTGATAAAGAAGAAAGTCTTGCTTTAGATATTGGAGAAGATGACTTCGGAAAAGGAATCTATTTAGCTATACCAATTGTAGTACATAATAGTGATGAAGTTCATTTTGAAGATCAGGATAATATTTTAACGCGTTATAGTGCAGATACGGTATTAAATATTTCAAACACTAATGCAGGTGAGAATTCTAATGCAGATTTAGTGTTGGCCAAACATGATTTTAAATTACTATTAGAAGATGATGTAAATGATGGATATATAGCTATAAAGCTTACAAATATTATTTCTGTAAGTACAGGTGGAAACGTTGCTATTGATGATAACTATATTCCAACATTTTTACATCTTAATAAGTCAAAAGATCTTTTGTCAATAATAAATGAGCTTGTTCGTATGTTAACCTACAGAGTTGAAAGATTGTCTAATAAAATAAGTCATTCGGTATTACAAGCATCTGAGTTAGGGAACTATTTAATGCTGAAATTACTTAATAGAACATTGAGTAGGTTTCATTTCTTTTTAACGCAAGACAACATTCATCCTCAAGACATATTTTTGGAGTTGACTTCGTTGGCAGGAGAGCTAGCTGTTTTTATGAAAAAGGATAAAAGACTAACTGAAAATTTTACTTATAAGCATGAAGATATGGGAACTAGTTTTAATAATATTATTGATGAGTTAAAAGATATGCTGAGTATGGTACTAGAACAAAATTCTGTTTCACTATCTATTGAAGAGAGAAAATATGGTATTCATGTAGCACAATTAAAAGATAAAAAAATGTTAAAAAATTCAGAATTTATTTTTGCAGTTAGTGCAGATACATCTACCGAGAAAATTAAAGATACGTTAATCGCGAATTTAAAAATGGGTACTATAGAAACAATAAGAGAACTTGTAAATTATCATTTAGAAGGTTTTAAATTAAAATTGCTTTCATCACCTCCAAGAGAGATCCCATATCGTGTTAATAATCTTTATTTTCAAATTGAATTAACAAGTGAAAATAGAATAGAGTTAGAAAAATCAGGAGGTTTTGCCTTCCATTTATCTGCAGAATTACCAAATATAGTGTACGCACTATGGTCTATTAGAAGCTCTTCATAA
- the tssJ gene encoding type VI secretion system lipoprotein TssJ: MKILITVFIIFFMSGCISRPTHIDLEIESAKEINVNENNVSSPLMLVFYELSSADRFVKFTYWDLVDNEGEKLKEDIISQTKHPILPNEFQTYRIVFSEKAKYLGIIAKYREIIEPNWRYIINLEKDSSNDAELKVEKYSILEDD; this comes from the coding sequence ATGAAAATATTAATTACTGTTTTTATAATATTTTTTATGAGTGGATGTATAAGTAGACCAACTCATATTGACCTGGAAATAGAATCTGCAAAGGAAATTAATGTTAATGAAAACAACGTATCTTCACCACTTATGTTAGTTTTTTATGAATTATCCTCAGCGGATAGATTTGTAAAATTTACTTATTGGGACCTTGTAGATAATGAGGGAGAAAAACTTAAGGAAGATATTATTTCACAGACTAAGCATCCAATTCTTCCAAATGAATTCCAAACATATAGAATTGTTTTTTCTGAGAAAGCTAAGTATTTGGGAATTATTGCAAAATATAGGGAGATTATTGAGCCAAATTGGCGTTACATAATAAATCTAGAGAAAGATTCATCAAATGATGCAGAGTTAAAAGTAGAAAAATATTCAATATTGGAAGATGATTAA
- the tssH gene encoding type VI secretion system ATPase TssH: MKFEIRELINALDEKTKLHLQNAATRCMERSGNEILIEDLLFVMCEDETSLFNAVMSHYKIDVDNMIEVLQHSVKVDTTESSSPVFSKQIISLLENAFFIAKMQLNVMEISDAAILISLFENGMKYMNTGYFQLLQNIPLEELKQLIEGLNEEAVKSVKLEKNLNTKKHKSSAELEKYTTNLTKLAKSGEIDPVLCRDDEIKQAIDILLRRRKNNPIMVGEAGVGKTAVVEGLALKIINQEVPTQLYDAQILSLDLGSLQAGAGVKGEFERRLQAVINEIQHSSDFIILFIDEAHTLIGAGGNEGSGDAANLLKPALARGQLRTIAATTWLEYRKYFEKDPALSRRFQKIDLLEPTVDQSVTILRGLAKKYEEVHEVYIEDEALQVAASLSARYITGRQLPDKAIDVLDTACANVKISQTNTPFIVQKMYTDIEELKRKQEFFVRDNNRGIKDYRTQIFTIEEQLKDLEKEVEIIIKSWKQQRSAMDELKQAIANDETEKIKQLHKKIDKLHEKNRYIHKHVTKEQIAEVISSWTGIPLGNMVNKQIEKVMDLAKFMKQRIIGQDEAIDYINQFLQISMAGLKKENAPAGVFLLVGPSGVGKTETALSIADLVFGGERFITTINMTEFQEKHTVSRLIGSPPGYVGYGDGGQLTDPVRIKPYSVVLLDEIEKAHPDVLNLFYQMFDKGVLNDGEGRTIDFKNTIIVMTSNLATFEITELCTQNQHIQMDEIKDYITPILSNYLQPALLGRMNVIPYFNLKDDALKDITKLKLNFINTQLEKKDINFKYDESLLNYIVELSNARDTGARNIELIINSKIMPELSKVLLSAAIEKKELKELYLGIDENRKIMIRS; the protein is encoded by the coding sequence ATGAAATTTGAAATACGTGAATTAATAAATGCTTTAGATGAAAAAACAAAATTGCATTTGCAAAATGCAGCAACTAGATGTATGGAAAGATCTGGCAATGAGATATTAATTGAAGATTTGTTATTTGTAATGTGTGAAGATGAAACTTCACTTTTTAATGCAGTTATGTCACATTATAAAATAGATGTAGATAATATGATAGAGGTACTTCAACATAGTGTTAAAGTTGATACTACTGAGAGTAGTAGTCCCGTTTTTTCAAAGCAAATTATTAGTTTGCTTGAAAATGCATTTTTTATAGCAAAAATGCAGCTAAATGTTATGGAAATATCTGATGCAGCGATATTAATTTCATTATTTGAAAATGGCATGAAGTATATGAATACTGGATACTTTCAGTTATTACAAAATATACCACTTGAAGAGTTAAAACAATTAATTGAAGGGTTAAACGAAGAAGCTGTAAAGAGCGTAAAATTAGAAAAAAATCTAAATACAAAAAAACATAAATCTTCTGCTGAACTTGAAAAATATACAACAAATTTAACAAAGCTTGCAAAAAGTGGTGAAATTGATCCTGTACTTTGCAGAGATGATGAGATTAAACAAGCTATAGATATTTTGCTAAGAAGAAGAAAAAATAACCCAATTATGGTTGGTGAAGCAGGTGTTGGTAAAACAGCAGTAGTTGAAGGCTTGGCCCTTAAAATAATAAATCAAGAAGTTCCAACTCAGTTGTATGATGCACAAATATTATCGTTAGACTTGGGCTCATTACAAGCTGGTGCCGGAGTAAAAGGTGAATTTGAAAGACGTCTTCAAGCGGTTATAAATGAAATTCAGCACTCAAGTGATTTTATTATCTTATTTATAGATGAAGCACATACTTTAATTGGAGCAGGTGGAAATGAAGGAAGCGGTGATGCTGCCAACTTATTAAAACCAGCATTAGCACGTGGTCAGTTAAGAACGATAGCAGCTACAACTTGGTTGGAATACAGAAAGTATTTTGAAAAAGACCCTGCATTATCAAGAAGGTTTCAAAAGATAGATTTACTTGAACCAACTGTTGATCAATCGGTGACAATATTAAGAGGATTAGCAAAAAAATATGAAGAAGTTCATGAAGTATATATTGAAGATGAAGCTCTTCAAGTTGCTGCTTCATTATCAGCTAGGTATATAACAGGAAGACAGCTTCCTGATAAAGCAATAGATGTGTTAGATACTGCTTGTGCAAATGTAAAAATAAGCCAAACAAATACTCCTTTTATAGTTCAAAAAATGTATACGGACATAGAAGAACTTAAAAGAAAACAAGAATTTTTTGTTAGGGACAATAATAGAGGTATTAAAGACTATCGTACACAAATATTTACAATAGAAGAACAGTTAAAAGACCTAGAAAAAGAAGTAGAAATCATTATAAAATCATGGAAACAGCAGAGAAGTGCTATGGATGAATTAAAACAGGCAATAGCAAATGATGAGACTGAAAAAATTAAGCAATTGCATAAAAAAATCGATAAACTACATGAAAAAAACAGATATATACATAAGCACGTAACAAAAGAACAAATAGCTGAAGTGATATCGTCGTGGACGGGCATACCTCTTGGTAATATGGTTAACAAACAGATTGAAAAAGTTATGGATTTAGCTAAGTTTATGAAACAAAGAATTATAGGACAAGATGAAGCAATAGACTATATAAACCAATTTTTACAAATATCAATGGCTGGATTAAAAAAAGAAAATGCACCAGCAGGTGTTTTTTTGCTAGTTGGTCCAAGTGGTGTTGGTAAAACTGAAACAGCACTAAGTATTGCTGATTTGGTATTTGGAGGAGAAAGATTTATTACTACAATAAATATGACTGAATTTCAAGAGAAACATACGGTTTCTAGATTGATAGGATCTCCACCTGGATATGTTGGATATGGCGACGGAGGTCAATTAACGGACCCAGTTAGAATAAAACCATACTCAGTGGTTCTTTTAGATGAAATCGAAAAAGCACATCCTGACGTTTTAAATCTTTTTTATCAGATGTTTGATAAAGGAGTTTTAAACGACGGTGAAGGTAGAACGATTGATTTTAAAAATACAATTATTGTTATGACTTCTAATCTTGCAACATTTGAAATAACAGAGTTATGTACACAAAATCAACATATACAAATGGATGAAATAAAAGACTATATTACGCCAATTTTATCAAATTATTTACAGCCGGCTTTGTTGGGAAGAATGAATGTAATTCCATATTTTAATCTAAAAGATGATGCTTTAAAAGACATAACTAAACTAAAATTAAATTTTATTAATACTCAATTAGAAAAAAAAGATATTAATTTTAAATATGATGAATCTCTTTTGAATTATATAGTTGAATTGTCAAATGCTAGAGATACAGGTGCTAGAAATATTGAGTTGATAATAAACTCTAAAATTATGCCTGAACTATCAAAAGTACTATTAAGTGCAGCTATTGAAAAAAAAGAACTAAAAGAATTGTATTTAGGCATAGATGAAAATAGAAAAATTATGATAAGGAGTTAA
- the tagH gene encoding type VI secretion system-associated FHA domain protein TagH → MKLVLDIIKSNQDSQANRSLHLNKEDALVGRSNECDWQLIDPNNYISNKHLYIEYKDNLYFIRDESTNGTYLKFPYKKLPKGNNITINSTDIYILGDYEIQARFVEDDFSEDIISHINTIDSNNKERENIDIIPDNDFIDEPFDSLETNEVDIMNIVSNTKKDVDEVEVERDISSEIDEHYINIPDALNEKDEKLSKITDASLQRSIAVLEKKLGIEICSIENKDREALFEEIGDIVLNSLIGLKHSLYVKEKIKEDMNVLKVDEKEIESNPILLGDSASKLLRDKQLAGMLGFSKISDAVLQSFDEIDRHNIALHASTKNLMNVTIRKFSPEGLEYYFERTNALKGIFKPRTFKLWSAYHNMFKQFDKDPDTGIKLIRKEFEKEYKSNAYGVSLATQQRVK, encoded by the coding sequence ATGAAATTAGTATTAGATATTATAAAAAGTAACCAAGATAGTCAGGCAAATAGAAGCTTGCATCTAAATAAAGAAGATGCATTAGTAGGTAGATCTAACGAATGTGATTGGCAATTAATAGATCCAAATAATTACATATCAAACAAACATTTATATATTGAGTATAAAGATAATTTATATTTTATAAGAGATGAAAGTACAAATGGAACTTATTTAAAATTTCCATATAAGAAGTTACCAAAAGGAAATAATATAACAATTAATTCTACAGATATTTATATTTTAGGTGATTATGAAATTCAAGCAAGGTTTGTGGAAGATGACTTTTCTGAAGATATCATATCTCATATTAATACTATTGATAGTAATAATAAAGAACGAGAAAATATAGATATTATCCCAGATAATGATTTTATAGATGAACCGTTTGACAGTTTAGAAACTAATGAAGTTGATATTATGAATATAGTTTCAAATACAAAAAAAGATGTAGATGAAGTTGAAGTTGAACGTGATATATCTAGCGAGATAGATGAACATTATATAAATATACCTGATGCATTAAATGAAAAAGATGAAAAACTATCTAAAATAACTGATGCATCTTTACAAAGAAGTATTGCGGTTTTAGAAAAAAAACTTGGTATTGAGATATGTTCGATTGAAAATAAAGATAGGGAAGCACTATTCGAAGAGATCGGAGATATTGTGTTGAACAGCCTAATTGGTTTAAAACACTCTTTATATGTAAAAGAAAAAATAAAAGAGGATATGAATGTACTAAAAGTTGATGAGAAAGAAATTGAATCTAATCCGATACTTTTGGGAGATTCAGCTTCAAAACTTTTACGTGATAAACAATTGGCAGGTATGTTGGGGTTTTCAAAAATATCTGATGCAGTTTTACAATCATTTGATGAAATAGATAGACATAATATAGCTTTACATGCGAGTACTAAAAACTTAATGAATGTAACAATAAGAAAATTTTCTCCAGAAGGTTTAGAATATTATTTTGAAAGAACGAATGCTTTAAAAGGTATCTTCAAACCTAGAACATTCAAATTATGGAGTGCTTATCATAATATGTTTAAGCAATTTGATAAAGATCCTGATACTGGTATAAAGTTAATTAGAAAAGAGTTTGAAAAAGAATATAAATCTAATGCATATGGTGTGTCTCTAGCAACACAACAGCGTGTTAAATAA
- the icmH gene encoding type IVB secretion system protein IcmH/DotU, protein MSSTTLLIPSSENKTNLTNFDKHKEENYSTFKDKTLSFVRNTKKTHIPYYDEDMNYFLLASSSIFQQLSIVQNNYDVGPIFEVRQSFIDSINEYTEMLMQYNVEESQALVSRYILCTFVDELINTTHFGQENNWSSNSMLRIFHNESYGGQNFFKLLDKFLKAPAKFIYILELMYVCLSLGFHGKYRVDNSNKQELNMIRESLYKQIKIIQGREPLKFYTKHEPSTLKHRLFYITSYTSIALISLLVLIIVYTGLSFGIFNEDQKFFTTIEKSLSSKYLTAKNFNLEKYKKEYIND, encoded by the coding sequence ATGAGTAGTACAACATTATTAATTCCAAGTTCTGAGAATAAAACGAATTTGACAAATTTTGATAAACATAAAGAAGAAAATTACAGTACTTTTAAAGATAAAACTTTGAGTTTTGTAAGAAATACTAAAAAAACACATATCCCTTATTATGATGAAGATATGAATTATTTCTTATTAGCTTCATCATCAATATTTCAACAACTTAGTATTGTACAAAACAATTATGATGTAGGACCAATTTTCGAAGTTAGACAATCGTTTATTGATTCCATAAACGAATATACTGAAATGTTAATGCAATACAATGTAGAAGAATCACAGGCCTTAGTATCAAGATATATACTTTGTACCTTTGTAGATGAGTTGATAAATACAACTCACTTTGGACAAGAAAATAATTGGTCCAGTAATAGTATGTTGAGAATATTTCATAATGAAAGTTACGGTGGTCAAAACTTTTTTAAATTGTTAGATAAATTCTTAAAAGCACCTGCTAAATTTATTTATATATTAGAACTTATGTATGTATGTTTATCTTTAGGTTTTCATGGAAAATATCGTGTAGATAATTCAAACAAGCAAGAATTAAACATGATTAGAGAGAGTTTATACAAACAAATAAAAATTATTCAAGGAAGGGAACCGTTAAAGTTTTACACCAAACATGAACCTTCAACTTTGAAACATAGACTATTTTATATAACTTCATATACTAGTATAGCTTTAATCAGCTTATTAGTATTAATAATAGTGTACACAGGCTTAAGCTTTGGAATATTTAATGAAGATCAGAAGTTTTTTACTACAATAGAAAAAAGTTTAAGTTCAAAATATTTAACAGCTAAAAATTTTAATTTAGAAAAATATAAAAAGGAATATATAAATGATTAA